From the genome of Lotus japonicus ecotype B-129 chromosome 6, LjGifu_v1.2, one region includes:
- the LOC130724682 gene encoding AT-hook motif nuclear-localized protein 15-like, which translates to MANRWWTGNVAMRREQEFMENNNNAAGNAVATPTNSSNSNTNATEDEENNNNNHNNAEEQNPGSHDGSEPGSSGRRPRGRPPGSKNKPKPPVVITKESPNAMRSHVLEISSGSDVVECIAAFANRRHRGVSVLSGSGIVTNVTLRQPAAPGGIITLHGRFEILSLSGAFLPSPSPPGATGLTVYLAGGQGQVVGGAVAGSLVASGPVMVIAATFANATFERLPLEPEEQGEEEMQVRQQQQQSGVNNSSASVGASATVVSQGLGEQQQQVSMPMYNLPPNLMHNGQMQPHDVFWGPPPRPPPSF; encoded by the coding sequence ATGGCGAATCGATGGTGGACTGGGAATGTGGCTATGAGAAGGGAGCAAGAATTCATGGAAAACAACAACAACGCCGCCGGAAACGCTGTTGCTACTCCGACcaacagcagcaacagcaacacCAACGCGACGGAGGATGaggagaacaacaacaacaaccacaacaACGCAGAGGAGCAGAATCCCGGCAGCCATGATGGGTCGGAGCCGGGGAGCAGCGGGAGGAGGCCGAGGGGCAGGCCGCCGGGGTCGAAGAACAAGCCGAAACCTCCGGTTGTGATTACCAAGGAGAGCCCCAACGCGATGCGGAGCCACGTGCTGGAGATCTCCAGTGGCAGCGACGTGGTGGAGTGCATAGCCGCCTTTGCTAACCGCCGCCACCGCGGCGTGTCGGTTCTCAGCGGGAGCGGCATTGTCACCAACGTGACTCTCCGCCAGCCGGCTGCCCCGGGTGGCATCATTACCCTCCATGGGAGGTTCGAGATACTCTCGCTGTCCGGAGCGTTCCTGCCGTCACCATCACCTCCGGGAGCCACCGGGCTGACAGTGTACTTAGCCGGCGGGCAGGGGCAGGTGGTTGGTGGCGCGGTTGCGGGCTCGCTGGTGGCTTCCGGGCCGGTGATGGTGATTGCAGCAACATTCGCGAATGCTACTTTTGAGAGGCTGCCCTTGGAACCGGAAGAGCAAGGTGAAGAGGAAATGCAGGTTcggcagcaacaacaacaatcaggGGTTAATAATTCATCAGCAAGTGTTGGAGCTTCTGCTACTGTGGTTTCTCAAGGATTAGGTGAACAGCAACAACAGGTTTCGATGCCAATGTATAATTTGCCTCCAAATTTGATGCACAATGGTCAGATGCAGCCTCATGATGTGTTCTGGGGACCTCCACCTCGTCCTCCACCTTCTTTCTGA
- the LOC130724913 gene encoding uncharacterized protein LOC130724913 has translation MEIDTEREAHSEGLNTAAQGRPPDAGGGQPRSSFRDTLMGDGSKASPKALEDFFETGKMKVSYINDNRQLPKLHVDKSVIDGMCSPWKDALVVGLLGKKLGYRIMKTRLSNIWQLTGEFDLLDVDNGFYMVKFDRPEDRKKVMDGGPWMIFDHYLAVAPWSKEFISPAAKITKTLAWVRVSGLNVTFYDESFLLSLARLFGNPVRVDMNTLNAERGKFARICVELDLTLPVVGKFWFEGFWYKVVYEGLHIICPKCGCYGHRGRECTQPPPAPVEQPLLPKVTTPVEPPPVDLGADQVPVATQESAESQEQIIKEGVTAEEIPDKTPSPVIEVDPAILEVAGEWMTVTRKHKKKNPSIKGGGGDMQITKNSGTARDGQRVKSHGQQSNGSTRVGPIVFESKKNSGPVMGSIGGPDTLKAPGGKKRRKGEDSTRPGFMRPTDDSGHVGKAITWGPSEPMQTQREELAKDAVTCGAGSLHAQPEMLLVRTVGGGSQIKKLGSNLEGPLEPSGQKENSN, from the coding sequence ATGGAAATAGACACCGAGAGAGAGGCTCACTCTGAGGGTTTGAATACGGCTGCGCAAGGACGGCCGCCGGATGCGGGGGGAGGGCAACCACGTTCCTCCTTTCGAGATACACTCATGGGGGACGGCTCAAAGGCTTCACCGAAAGCCCTAGAAGATTTTTTTGAGACAGGCAAGATGAAAGTTTCATACATCAACGATAACAGGCAACTCCCTAAGTTGCATGTGGACAAATCAGTGATTGATGGCATGTGCTCTCCATGGAAGGATGCACTGGTGGTGGGTTTGCTAGGCAAGAAACTTGGATACCGTATCATGAAGACTAGGTTGAGCAATATATGGCAGTTAACGGGAGAGTTTGACTTGCTTGATGTTGACAATGGTTTTTATATGGTGAAGTTTGATCGGCCTGAAGATCGGAAGAAGGTTATGGATGGGGGACCGTGGATGATCTTTGATCACTATCTGGCGGTTGCGCCGTGGAGCAAAGAATTTATCAGCCCTGCTGCAAAGATCACAAAAACGCTGGCTTGGGTTCGTGTGTCGGGGTTGAATGTCACTTTCTATGATGAGAGTTTTCTCTTGTCGTTGGCACGATTGTTCGGTAATCCGGTCAGAGTAGACATGAATACATTGAACGCTGAACGGGGGAAATTCGCAAGGATTTGTGTGGAGCTTGATCTCACGTTGCCGGTAGTGGGGAAATTTTGGTTTGAGGGTTTTTGGTATAAGGTGGTTTATGAAGGACTCCATATTATTTGTCCAAAGTGTGGATGCTACGGGCACCGGGGGAGAGAATGTACGCAACCGCCACCGGCGCCGGTGGAGCAGCCACTACTACCTAAGGTGACTACTCCTGTGGAGCCGCCGCCAGTTGACCTAGGAGCTGATCAGGTTCCCGTTGCCACTCAGGAAAGCGCGGAATCTCAAGAACAAATCATTAAGGAGGGTGTAACGGCTGAGGAAATCCCGGACAAAACGCCTTCACCTGTTATTGAAGTGGACCCCGCTATCCTTGAAGTTGCTGGTGAGTGGATGACGGTGACACGCaagcataaaaagaaaaacccatcaatcaaggggggggggggggacatGCAAATCACCAAGAATTCTGGAACTGCTAGGGATGGTCAACGTGTAAAAAGTCATGGGCAGCAATCCAATGGGAGTACGCGAGTGGGTCCCATTGTGTTTGAATCCAAGAAGAATTCTGGACCTGTAATGGGCAGCATTGGTGGGCCCGACACACTTAAAGCTCCAGGTGGGAAGAAAAGGAGGAAAGGGGAGGATTCCACGCGTCCCGGCTTCATGCGGCCTACTGATGATAGTGGGCACGTTGGGAAAGCAATCACCTGGGGACCCAGTGAACCCATGCAAACTCAACGTGAAGAACTGGCAAAGGATGCGGTTACATGTGGAGCTGGTTCTCTACATGCCCAACCAGAAATGCTTCTAGTGAGGACTGTGGGGGGTGGTTCCCAAATCAAGAAGCTTGGGTCAAATTTGGAAGGGCCACTGGAACCTTCGGGACAAAAGGAAAATTCGAACTAA
- the LOC130725939 gene encoding tropinone reductase homolog At5g06060-like — protein MANPESSSRSSRWSLKGTTALVTGGTRGIGHAVVEELAEFGATVYTCSRNEVELNACLKEWQEKGFSVSGSVCDASSPPQREKLFELVASAFNGKLNILVNNVGTNIRKPTIEYTAEEYSKLMSTNLDSAHHLSQLAYPLLKASGNGSIVFISSVAALAHVGSGAVYAASKAAINQLTKYLACEWAKDNIRSNSVAPWYTKTSLVEPVLSNKELVNEILSRTPIKRMAETHEVSSLVTFLCLPAASYITGQVISVDGGFTANGFQPSMRIT, from the exons ATGGCGAACCCAGAGAGCAGTAGCAGAAGCTCACGATGGTCCCTCAAGGGAACCACCGCTCTCGTTACCGGTGGCACACGTGGAATCGG GCACGCTGTGGTGGAGGAACTGGCTGAGTTTGGTGCTACTGTGTACACTTGTTCTAGGAATGAAGTGGAGCTGAATGCATGCTTAAAGGAGTGGCAAGAGAAGGGGTTTTCAGTTTCTGGTTCTGTCTGTGATGCGTCttctccacctcaaagagagaAGCTTTTTGAACTAGTAGCTTCTGCCTTCAATGGCAAGCTTAACAtactt GTAAACAACGTTGGAACAAATATCAGGAAGCCAACAATTGAGTATACAGCTGAAGAATATTCAAAATTGATGAGTACTAACTTGGATTCTGCACACCACCTTAGCCAACTTGCATATCCTCTTCTTAAAGCATCTGGAAATGGAAGCATTGTGTTCATTTCCTCTGTTGCAGCTCTGGCACATGTAGGTTCTGGAGCTGTTTACGCTGCAAGTAAAG CTGCAATCAATCAACTTACCAAATATCTTGCTTGTGAATGGGCAAAAGACAATATTAGGAGCAACAGTGTTGCACCCTGGTATACAAAAACATCACTCGTGGAACCT GTGCTTTCCAACAAAGAGTTGGTGAATGAGATATTATCGCGTACACCGATAAAGCGAATGGCAGAAACACATGAAGTGTCATCCTTGGTCACTTTCCTTTGCCTGCCAGCTGCTTCCTACATCACTGGACAGGTTATTTCTGTTGATGGGGGATTTACTGCCAATGGATTTCAACCCAGCATGAGAATTACTTAA